A genomic segment from Actinomadura hallensis encodes:
- a CDS encoding nitroreductase family protein, whose translation MDVIEAMKTTGTCRYFRRDPVPDEVLMAAFDAARFAPQGGNRQPVRWVVVRDEDRKRRLAEWYLGPWKAYLEGIGSGEIGVGALPKAVADADHFAEHLHEVPAIVVLCAEIDGLHPTDLELDRFSVVGGGSIYPTAQNFCLALRAQGVASALTTLLVHAEPQVKELLGIPDGVITAAHIAVGYPERGFPAKLTRRPVDEIVFGETYGTPMS comes from the coding sequence ATGGACGTCATCGAGGCCATGAAGACCACCGGCACCTGCCGCTACTTCCGCCGCGACCCGGTGCCGGACGAGGTGCTGATGGCGGCGTTCGACGCGGCCCGGTTCGCGCCGCAGGGCGGCAACCGGCAGCCCGTCCGCTGGGTCGTCGTGCGCGACGAGGACCGCAAGCGGCGGCTCGCCGAGTGGTACCTCGGGCCGTGGAAGGCGTACCTGGAGGGCATCGGCAGCGGGGAGATCGGCGTCGGCGCCCTGCCGAAGGCCGTCGCCGACGCCGACCACTTCGCCGAGCACCTGCACGAGGTCCCGGCGATCGTCGTCCTGTGCGCCGAGATCGACGGCCTGCACCCCACCGACCTGGAGCTCGACCGGTTCAGCGTCGTGGGCGGCGGGTCCATCTACCCGACCGCGCAGAACTTCTGCCTCGCGCTGCGCGCCCAGGGCGTGGCGAGCGCGCTGACCACCCTCCTCGTCCACGCGGAACCGCAGGTCAAGGAGCTGCTCGGCATCCCGGACGGCGTCATCACGGCCGCCCACATCGCCGTCGGCTACCCCGAGCGCGGCTTCCCCGCGAAGCTGACGCGCAGGCCCGTCGATGAGATCGTGTTCGGAGAGACCTACGGCACCCCGATGAGCTGA
- a CDS encoding SAM-dependent methyltransferase: protein MTEHEQPPVDLKVEVAHPARMYDYYLGGKDNYEADRVAAEAALAAAPELRAIARENRAFLHRVVRHLVNAGVRQFLDLGAGLPTQRNVHEVAQEIAPETRVVYVDNDPIVLVHARALLSGRGRGRTAVVQADVRDTEAIIADERVRELIDFSEPLAVMLVSVLQFVPDREPQDIVAPLRDAMPSGGYLVVSHPTQDFRTSQVNEVAGAYNRAKAPAVARRKSEIERVFDGFELLEPGIVQTPLWRPDGEVTPDLDLIWMYGAVGRKP from the coding sequence GTGACCGAGCACGAGCAGCCACCCGTCGACCTGAAGGTGGAAGTCGCCCATCCCGCCCGGATGTACGACTACTACCTCGGTGGAAAGGACAACTACGAGGCCGACCGCGTCGCGGCCGAGGCGGCCCTCGCCGCCGCGCCCGAGCTCCGCGCCATCGCGCGGGAGAACCGCGCCTTCCTGCACCGGGTGGTCCGCCACCTGGTGAACGCCGGGGTCAGGCAGTTCCTGGACCTCGGCGCCGGGCTGCCGACGCAGCGCAACGTCCACGAGGTCGCCCAGGAGATCGCGCCCGAGACCCGCGTCGTCTACGTCGACAACGACCCGATCGTGCTCGTGCACGCGCGTGCGCTGCTCAGCGGGCGCGGGCGCGGCCGGACGGCGGTCGTGCAGGCCGACGTCCGCGACACCGAGGCGATCATCGCCGACGAGCGGGTCCGCGAGCTGATCGACTTCAGTGAGCCGCTCGCGGTCATGCTGGTCTCGGTGCTCCAGTTCGTCCCCGACCGGGAGCCGCAGGACATCGTCGCCCCGCTGCGGGACGCGATGCCGAGCGGCGGCTACCTCGTCGTGTCCCACCCCACGCAGGACTTCCGCACCAGCCAGGTGAACGAGGTCGCCGGCGCCTACAACCGCGCCAAGGCCCCGGCCGTGGCGCGGCGCAAGTCCGAGATCGAGCGCGTCTTCGACGGCTTCGAACTGCTGGAGCCGGGAATCGTGCAGACCCCCCTCTGGCGGCCCGACGGCGAGGTCACCCCCGACCTCGACCTCATCTGGATGTACGGCGCCGTCGGCCGCAAGCCCTGA